A stretch of Ipomoea triloba cultivar NCNSP0323 chromosome 11, ASM357664v1 DNA encodes these proteins:
- the LOC115997452 gene encoding peroxisomal (S)-2-hydroxy-acid oxidase-like, whose protein sequence is MEEITNVMEYEAIAKKKLPKMVFDYYASGAGDQWTLAENRNAFSRILFRPRILIDVSKIDMSTTLLGFKISMPIMIAPVAMQKMAHPEGECATARAASAAGTIMTLSSWGTSSVEEVASTGPGIRFLQLRFFQLYVDKNRNVVAQLVRRAERAGFKAIVLTSDAPRLGRREADIKNRFALPPFLTFKNFEGMEKGDESGLTSFVAGEIDRTLTWKDVQWLQTITSLPVLIKGVLTAEDARIAIQVGVAGIIVSNHGARQLDYVPSTIVALEEVVKAAQGRVPVFLDGGVRRGTDVFKALALGASGIFIGRPVVFSLAAEGEAGVRNVLQMLRDEFELTMALSGCRSLSEITRNHIVTDWDAPRALPAAGAAARL, encoded by the exons ATGGAGGAAATAACTAATGTGATGGAGTATGAGGCTATTGCCAAGAAGAAGCTGCCAAAGATGGTGTTTGACTACTATGCATCTGGTGCAGGGGACCAATGGACCCTGGCTGAGAACAGGAACGCTTTCTCCAGAATTCT GTTTAGGCCCCGTATTCTTATTGATGTGAGCAAAATTGACATGAGCACCACACTGCTGGGCTTCAAGATTTCGATGCCAATCATGATTGCACCAGTAGCCATGCAGAAAATGGCTCATCCTGAAG GAGAGTGTGCTACTGCACGAGCAGCATCAGCAGCTGGAACGATTATG ACATTGTCATCTTGGGGGACTTCTAGTGTTGAGGAGGTTGCTTCGACAGGGCCTGGCATCCGGTTTTTGCAGCTCCGATTTTTCCAGCTTTAT GTCGACAAGAACAGGAATGTTGTTGCTCAGCTTGTGAGAAGGGCTGAAAGAGCAGGGTTCAAGGCCATTGTTCTCACTTCTGATGCCCCCAGGTTGGGGCGTCGAGAAGCTGATATTAAGAACAG ATTTGCTCTTCCACCATTTCTGACATTCAAAAACTTTGAAGGGATGGAAAAA GGTGATGAATCTGGATTAACTTCATTTGTGGCTGGTGAAATCGATCGTACTTTGACTTGGAAG GATGTTCAGTGGCTCCAAACAATCACTTCGTTGCCAGTCCTGATCAAGGGCGTGCTTACTGCTGAGGACG CAAGGATAGCAATTCAGGTGGGAGTAGCTGGGATCATCGTGTCAAACCATGGCGCTCGCCAGCTTGATTATGTCCCTTCCACTATCGTGGCTCTAGAAGAG GTTGTGAAAGCTGCCCAAGGCCGGGTTCCTGTGTTCTTGGATGGAGGTGTGCGTCGTGGAACAGATGTGTTTAAAGCTCTGGCACTTGGAGCCTCGGGCATATTC ATTGGGCGGCCTGTGGTGTTCTCGTTGGCTGCAGAAGGAGAGGCGGGTGTCAGGAATGTGCTGCAGATGCTGCGCGATGAGTTTGAGCTGACAATGGCGTTGAGCGGGTGTCGTTCATTGAGTGAGATCACACGCAATCATATCGTGACCGATTGGGATGCGCCCCGAGCTCTTCCAGCTGCAGGAGCTGCAGCCAGGTTATGA
- the LOC115995609 gene encoding 9-cis-epoxycarotenoid dioxygenase NCED1, chloroplastic-like — protein MTNATTTTTTNPPWVNKPKLSSLRRMGCSWSHLSFSPQKPSSQELRLKINCSAQSVLHFPKQSSAPPTVPTSNSTAITTISCPKEAKPDSWFSGGWNLVQRAAAAALDAVEGKLTEHELEHPLPRTADPRVQIAGNFAPVPEQPVCHSLPVAGKIPECINGVYVRNGANPHFEPVAGHHFFDGDGMVHAVNFKNGAVSYACRFTETQRLVQEKALGRPVFPKAIGELHGHSGIARLMLFYARGIFGLLDHSKGTGVANAGLVFFNNRLLAMSEDDIPYHVAITPAGDLKTVERYDFDGQLKSTMIAHPKLDPISGELFALSYDVIQKPYLKYFRFSKTGSKSPDVEIPVPDPTMMHDFAITENFVIVPDQQVVFKISEMIRGGSPVVYDKNKVSRFGVLNKYAKDASEMKWVEVPDCFCFHLWNAWEEPETDEIVVIGSCMTPPDSIFNECDQGLKSVLSEIRLNLMTGKSVRKPIIQTPSEEVNLEAGMVNKNKLGRKTRYAYLAIAEPWPKVSGFAKVDLFAGEVKKFIYGDEKYGGEPLFLPKSADSEAEDDGYILAFVHDEKTWKSELQIVNAQTLHLEASVKLPSRVPYGFHGTFISANDLSTQAV, from the coding sequence ATGACCAATGCCACCACCACTACAACTACAAATCCCCCTTGGGTTAATAAGCCCAAATTGAGCAGTCTTAGAAGAATGGGTTGTTCTTGGAGTCACCTTTCATTTTCACCCCAAAAGCCCAGCAGTCAAGAATTGAGATTGAAAATTAACTGCTCTGCTCAATCTGTGCTCCATTTCCCAAAGCAATCTTCTGCTCCTCCCACTGTTCCAACTTCCAATTCAACTGCCATAACTACCATTTCTTGCCCTAAAGAAGCCAAACCTGATTCTTGGTTTTCCGGCGGGTGGAATTTGGTGCAGAGAGCTGCAGCGGCGGCGTTGGATGCGGTGGAGGGAAAGCTAACAGAGCATGAACTCGAACACCCTTTGCCGAGAACGGCCGACCCACGAGTCCAGATCGCCGGAAACTTCGCGCCGGTGCCGGAGCAGCCAGTTTGCCATTCACTTCCGGTGGCCGGAAAAATCCCGGAGTGCATAAACGGAGTCTACGTCCGGAACGGGGCGAACCCGCACTTCGAGCCCGTCGCCGGCCACCACTTCTTCGACGGCGACGGGATGGTCCACGCCGTCAATTTCAAAAACGGCGCCGTTAGTTACGCCTGCCGGTTCACGGAGACCCAGAGGCTAGTCCAAGAAAAGGCGTTGGGTCGACCCGTTTTCCCCAAAGCCATCGGAGAACTCCACGGCCACTCCGGGATTGCAAGATTAATGCTTTTCTACGCCCGCGGCATCTTCGGCCTTCTCGATCACAGCAAGGGCACCGGCGTGGCAAACGCCGGCCTAGTTTTCTTCAACAACCGATTACTCGCCATGTCGGAAGACGACATCCCCTACCACGTCGCCATCACCCCCGCCGGCGACCTGAAAACCGTGGAAAGATACGATTTTGACGGGCAATTAAAATCCACCATGATCGCCCACCCCAAGCTCGACCCAATCTCCGGCGAGCTTTTCGCTCTCAGCTACGACGTCATCCAAAAACCCTACCTCAAATACTTCCGGTTCTCCAAAACCGGGTCAAAATCCCCGGACGTCGAAATCCCGGTGCCCGACCCGACAATGATGCACGACTTCGCCATCACCGAAAATTTCGTCATCGTCCCCGACCAGCAAGTGGTGTTCAAGATCTCCGAGATGATCCGCGGCGGCTCGCCGGTGGTGTACGACAAAAACAAGGTTTCCCGGTTCGGAGTACTAAACAAGTACGCTAAAGACGCATCGGAGATGAAATGGGTCGAAGTTCCCGACTGTTTCTGCTTCCATCTCTGGAACGCTTGGGAAGAGCCCGAAACCGATGAAATCGTGGTAATCGGGTCGTGTATGACCCCACCGGATTCCATTTTCAACGAATGCGATCAGGGGCTAAAAAGCGTCTTATCAGAAATCCGGCTAAATTTGATGACCGGAAAGTCCGTAAGAAAACCCATAATTCAGACCCCCTCAGAGGAGGTCAATTTGGAGGCCGGAATGGTAAACAAAAACAAGCTAGGTCGGAAAACCAGGTACGCATATTTAGCCATAGCAGAGCCATGGCCCAAAGTCTCCGGGTTCGCAAAAGTCGACCTTTTCGCCGGCGAGGTCAAGAAATTCATCTACGGCGACGAAAAGTACGGCGGCGAGCCTCTTTTCCTCCCCAAAAGCGCCGATTCCGAGGCGGAAGACGACGGCTACATCTTAGCCTTCGTGCATGACGAGAAGACATGGAAATCCGAGCTGCAAATCGTGAATGCACAGACCCTTCATCTTGAAGCCTCTGTGAAGTTGCCATCGAGAGTCCCTTACGGTTTCCATGGCACATTTATCTCTGCCAATGATCTGTCCACCCAGGCCGTGTAA
- the LOC115996749 gene encoding probable glutathione S-transferase, with translation MGDEVILLDFWPSMFGMRIRVALAEKEVKYEYREQDLWNKSELLLKMNPVHKKIPVLIHNGKPVCESNIAVEYIDEVWKDKAPLLPSDPYEKSQAKFWADYIDKKLYDFGRKTYTTKGEELEAGVKDLIGCLKVLEGALGDKPYFGGESFGFVDVSLIGYYCWFYAWETYGHFSVEAECPKLIAWAKRCMEKESVSKSLPDSHKILEFAHVFKQKLGIP, from the exons ATGGGTGATGAAGTGATATTGTTGGATTTCTGGCCTAGCATGTTTGGGATGAGGATAAGAGTTGCTCTGGCTGAGAAGGAGGTCAAGTATGAGTACAGAGAACAGGATCTGTGGAACAAGAGTGAGCTGCTTCTGAAGATGAACCCGGTTCACAAGAAAATCCCGGTTCTCATCCACAATGGGAAGCCGGTATGTGAATCTAACATTGCAGTGGAGTACATTGATGAGGTGTGGAAGGACAAGGCGCCATTGCTCCCCTCTGATCCTTATGAGAAATCCCAGGCTAAGTTCTGGGCTGATTACATCGACAAGAAG CTGTATGATTTTGGCCGGAAAACATATACGACAAAGGGAGAAGAGCTGGAGGCAGGTGTTAAGGATTTGATAGGATGTTTAAAGGTTCTTGAGGGAGCCCTTGGAGACAAGCCTTACTTTGGGGGTGAGAGCTTTGGGTTTGTTGATGTTTCCCTCATAGGATACTACTGCTGGTTCTATGCCTGGGAGACCTATGGCCATTTCAGTGTAGAGGCTGAGTGCCCCAAGCTGATTGCTTGGGCTAAGAGGTGCATGGAGAAGGAGAGTGTCTCCAAGTCTCTCCCTGATTCTCACAAGATCTTGGAGTTTGCCCATGTCTTCAAGCAGAAGTTGGGTATTCCTTAA
- the LOC115997451 gene encoding UDP-glycosyltransferase TURAN: protein MNQTKTRRRGRAAVVVLGDIGRSPRMQYHALSLARQAHLEVDIVAYGGSEPHSAVLEHPSIHIHRMKQWPSIPQTLPKILRPFMLMLKPLVQFLMLFWYLCVKIPAPDVFIVQNPPSVPTLVAVKWASWIRRSAFIIDWHNFGYTLLSLSLGRNSRFVTLYHWIEKHYGRMAHGSLCVTKAMQHELAQNWGINATVLYDQPPEFFQPASLEEKHKLFCRIGKSLSQPYGRQDCLSYGILGTDSVDSNLTPFTTQAEKDIYLKQNRPALVVSSTSWTPDEDFGILLEAAVMYDRRVAAILNEDDSSGEELIWEEIRNEKQFLYPRLLFIITGKGPEKEKYEQKIRKLNLKRVAFRTMWLPAEDYPLLLGSADLGVCLHTSSSGLDLPMKVVDMFGCGLPVCAVSYSCIKELVKVEQNGLLFSSSSELADELMMLFKGFPDECDILKSLRKGVLETRSSAKWDSGWEENANPLISQVISQRLG, encoded by the exons ATGAATCAGACGAAGACGAGGCGGAGAGGTAGGGCGGCAGTCGTGGTTCTCGGTGATATCGGCCGCAGTCCCCGGATGCAATATCACGCTCTTTCTCTCGCTCGCCAG GCTCATCTGGAAGTGGATATTGTGGCATATGGAG GTTCTGAACCCCATTCTGCTGTTTTGGAGCATCCGTCTATTCACATTCATAGAATG AAACAATGGCCATCAATCCCTCAAACTTTACCCAAGATACTTCGTCCTTTTATGCTTATGCTCAAGCCATTGGTTCAGTTTCTGATGCTTTTCTGGTATCTCTGTGTCAAAATTCCTGCTCCTGATGTATTCATAGTGCAG AACCCACCATCTGTTCCTACATTGGTTGCTGTAAAATGGGCAAGCTGGATTAGACGTTCTGCATTCATTATAGATTGGCATAATTTTGGATACACACTCCTTTCACTGTCTCTTGGCAGGAATAGCCGATTTGTCACTCTTTATCATTG GATTGAAAAGCATTATGGGAGGATGGCACATGGGTCCTTGTGTGTGACGAAGGCAATGCAACATGAATTGGCTCAAAACTGGGGCATAAA TGCCACTGTTCTATATGATCAGCCTCCTGAATTCTTTCAACCAGCATCCCTTGAGGAGAAACATAAG TTGTTTTGTAGGATTGGTAAAAGCCTGAGCCAGCCCTATGGCCGCCAAGATTGTCTAAGCTATG GAATATTGGGAACAGACAGTGTTGATTCCAATCTAACTCCTTTTACAACTCAAGCTGAAAAGGATATATACTTGAAGCAAAACAGACCTGCGCTTGTTGTTAGCAGTACTAGCTG GACCCCGGATGAGGATTTTGGTATCCTCTTAGAAGCAGCTGTCATGTATGATAGGCGGGTTGCTGCTATTCTGAATGAGGATGACTCGAGTGGAGAGGAGCTTATTTGGGAGGAAATTAGGAATGAGAAGCAATTTTTGTACCCAAGGTTGTTATTCATAATTACGG GCAAAGGacctgaaaaagaaaaatatgaacaaAAGATCAGAAAACTGAATCTCAAGCGTGTAGCATTTCGTACAATGTGGCTTCCAGCAGAGGACTATCCATTGCTTCTTG GATCAGCTGATCTTGGTGTTTGCCTGCATACTTCCTCTTCAGGGTTGGATCTTCCAATGAAG GTTGTGGATATGTTTGGGTGTGGATTGCCAGTGTGTGCAGTTTCCTACTCGTG CATCAAGGAGCTTGTAAAAGTTGAACAGAATGGGCTGCTATTCTCTTCATCATCAGAACTAGCAGACGAACTTATG ATGCTATTCAAGGGCTTCCCGGATGAATGTGATATTTTGAAATCGTTGAGGAAAGGGGTGCTAGAAACAAGATCTTCGGCTAAATGGGATTCGGGATGGGAAGAGAATGCCAATCCGTTAATATCCCAG GTCATCTCGCAGCGCCTTGGCTGA